A stretch of Spirosoma oryzicola DNA encodes these proteins:
- a CDS encoding transcriptional repressor: MCRLTDKIIAYSQQNGYRYAAKRVAVALTLSQFKSYTDADVLWLSLRVNYPRISKATVYISLRWLLTAGLAQRKLRQDRVCTYRIVRTIVN, encoded by the coding sequence ATGTGTAGGTTGACCGACAAAATCATCGCCTATTCACAGCAAAACGGCTACCGATACGCGGCAAAACGGGTAGCCGTCGCCCTGACGCTCAGTCAGTTCAAATCGTATACCGATGCCGATGTACTGTGGCTCTCGCTCCGGGTCAATTACCCGCGAATCAGCAAGGCGACCGTCTACATTTCCTTACGTTGGTTATTGACGGCCGGGTTGGCCCAGCGTAAACTACGGCAGGACCGGGTTTGTACATACCGGATCGTTCGGACAATAGTCAATTGA